Proteins from a genomic interval of Cucumis melo cultivar AY chromosome 7, USDA_Cmelo_AY_1.0, whole genome shotgun sequence:
- the LOC103495760 gene encoding copper-transporting ATPase PAA1, chloroplastic isoform X2 gives MDSLFSATTRNIATCCVSKAFNPRLSEVVRPRCVQGGDRACRFSCISSYLGIYRTTRLSSSISPSLRTLQVVLPSLRRRLRCVSSSSVSFASDGGNGGLGGNSGGGGRGGDGGLGGEYGNKFVSGSAEEISSLLPSVIILDVGGMTCGGCAASVKRILENQPQVSSASVNLTTETAVIWPVPEVKDSPHRVKQLGETLASHLTRCGFASSLRESGRDNIFMVFERKMEEKRNRLRESGRNLVFSWALCAVCLLGHISHFFGAKASWIHTCHTTQFHLSLCLFTLLGPGRQLIIDGMKSLVKGAPNMNTLVGLGALSSFSVSSLAALMPKLGWKAFFEEPVMLIAFVLLGRNLEQRAKIRAASDMTGLLSILPSKARLVVDGGTELSSTVEIPCSSLSVGDEVIVLPGDRIPADGIVKSGRSIVDESSFTGEPLPVTKLPGSQVAAGTINLNGTLTVEVHRQGGDSAMGDIIRLVEEAQSREAPVQRLADKVSGHFTYGVMVLSAATFIFWSQFGSRILPTAFHHGSSVSLALQLSCSVLVVACPCALGLATPTAMLVGTSLGATKGLLLRGGNILEQFSMADTVVFDKTGTLTVGKPVVTKVFATSRYERNVDSQTNPHGNYSENEILKFAAAVESNTVHPVGKAIVEAARAVNGHSLKVVEGTFVEEPGSGAVATVQNRIVSIGTLDWVQRQGVTVDDFQETDDLEAQSVVYVGIDNILAGCIYYEDGIREDARHVVDTLSRQGINTYMLSGDKRSNAEYIASLVGIPKEKVRSGVKPQEKKKFISELQENNNIVAMVGDGINDAAALATADIGIAMGGGVGAASEVSPIVLMGNRLSQVGIPVAAGVLLPITGTILTPSIAGALMGLSSVGVMANSLLLRIRFSQNRKKSVEDQQPKEK, from the exons ATGGACTCCCTCTTCTCCGCCACGACGAGGAACATAGCCACTTGCTGCGTCTCGAAAGCCTTCAATCCGAGACTCTCCGAAGTTGTTCGTCCAAGATGTGTTCAAGGCGGTGACCGAGCTTGCCGTTTCAGCTGCATTTCCAGTTATCTTGGCATCTACCGAACTACTAgactttcttcttctatttcacCCTCGCTCAGGACTCTTCAGGTTGTTTTGCCTTCGTTGCGGCGTCGTTTGCGGTGTGTTTCGAGCTCTTCTGTATCTTTTGCTTCTGATGGCGGAAATGGTGGTCTTGGAGGGAATAGTGGCGGGGGAGGTCGTGGTGGAGATGGTGGACTGGGCGGTGAATATGGCAATAAGTTTGTTTCTGGTAGTGCTGAGGAGATTTCTTCACTGTTGCCTAGCGTTATTATACTCGATGTTGGA GGAATGACATGCGGGGGATGCGCAGCAAGTGTGAAGAGAATACTAGAGAATCAG CCACAAGTGTCATCTGCTAGTGTGAACCTCACAACGGAGACTGCAGTCATATGGCCAGTACCGGAGGTGAAAGATTCACCTCATAGGGTGAAGCAGCTGGGAGAGACACTTGCCAGTCATCTAACACGATGTGGTTTTGCATCTAGTCTTCGAG AGTCTGGAAGAGACAACATCTTCATGGTTTTTGAAAGGAAGATGGAAGAAAAGCGCAATCGTTTAAGAGAAAGTG GCCGGAATCTTGTTTTCTCCTGGGCTCTGTGTGCTGTGTGTCTTCTTGGTCATATTTCTCATTTTTTTGGTGCCAAGGCCTCATGGATCCATACATGTCATACCACTCAATTCCATCTATCATTGTGCTTATTTACATTACTTGGTCCTGGTCGTCAACTTATTATCGATGGTATGAAAAGTCTTGTCAAAGGAGCTCCAAATATGAACACTTTAGTTGGTCTAGGAGCTCTATCATCCTTTAGTGTCAGCTCATTGGCTGCCTTAATGCCAAAACTT GGTTGGAAGGCTTTCTTTGAGGAACCAGTTATGTTAATAGCATTTGTACTGTTAGGAAGGAACCTTGAACAGAGAGCTAAAATTAGAGCTGCAAGTGATATGACAGGACTTCTTAGTATTTTGCCCTCAAAAGCTCGTCTAGTTGTTGATGGTGGTACAGAATTGAGTTCAACAGTTGAAATTCCTTGTTCAAGTCTTTCAGTTGGAGATGAAGTTATTGTACTTCCTGGG GACCGTATTCCTGCTGATGGAATTGTGAAATCTGGTAGAAGCATTGTAGATGAGTCTAGTTTCACTGGGGAGCCATTACCTGTTACCAAGCTGCCTGGG AGCCAAGTTGCAGCGGGAACTATAAATCTTAATGGAACTCTTACAGTTGAGGTGCATCGCCAAGGAGGTGACTCTGCTATGGGAGATATTATTCGTTTAGTAGAAGAGGCTCAAAGCCGGGAAGCTCCTGTTCAACGGTTGGCAGACAAG GTATCTGGGCACTTCACTTATGGAGTAATGGTGCTCTCTGCAGCAACTTTTATTTTTTGGAGTCAATTTGGCTCACGAATTCTGCCTACAGCTTTTCACCATGGAAGTTCAGTTTCATTGGCTCTGCAGCTTTCTTGCAGTGTTTTG GTTGTTGCTTGTCCATGTGCACTTGGCTTAGCTACACCAACTGCAATGCTG GTTGGAACTTCATTAGGTGCAACTAAAGGATTACTTCTGCGTGGTGGAAATATTTTAGAACAGTTCTCAATGGCGGATACTGTTGTCTTTGACAAAACAGGGACCTTGACAGTTGGGAAACCTGTTGTGACAAAGGTGTTTGCAACTTCAAGATATGAGAGAAATGTAGATTCACA GACAAACCCACATGGAAATTATTCAGAAAATGAGATTCTCAAGTTTGCTGCTGCAGTGGAATCTAACACAGTTCATCCAGTTGGGAAGGCAATTGTGGAAGCTGCTCGAGCTGTTAATGGTCATAGTTTGAAG GTGGTTGAAGGAACATTCGTTGAAGAACCTGGTTCTGGTGCTGTTGCAACAGTACAAAATAGGATAGTATCTATTGGAACTTTGGACTGGGTTCAGAG GCAAGGAGTTACTGTCGATGATTTTCAAGAAACGGATGATCTGGAAGCTCAATCGGTCGTTTATGTAGGAATAGACAATATTCTTGCTGGTTGTATTTATTATGAGGATGGCATCCGGGAGGATGCTCGTCATGTTGTTGACACTTTATCTAGGCAAGGAATTAACACATACATGTTGTCCGGAGACAAAAGGAGTAATGCTGAGTACATTGCATCACTTGTTGGTATTCCAAAAGAGAag GTACGATCTGGAGTTAAACCCCaggaaaaaaagaagtttaTTAGTGAACTTCAGGAGAACAACAACATTGTAGCGATGGTTGGTGATGGAATCAACGATGCTGCTGCTTTGGCTACTGCAGATATTGGAATTGCAATGGGTGGGGGTGTTGGAGCCGCGAGTGAGGTCTCTCCTATTGTGTTAATGGGCAACAGACTCTCTCAG
- the LOC103495760 gene encoding copper-transporting ATPase PAA1, chloroplastic isoform X1: MDSLFSATTRNIATCCVSKAFNPRLSEVVRPRCVQGGDRACRFSCISSYLGIYRTTRLSSSISPSLRTLQVVLPSLRRRLRCVSSSSVSFASDGGNGGLGGNSGGGGRGGDGGLGGEYGNKFVSGSAEEISSLLPSVIILDVGGMTCGGCAASVKRILENQPQVSSASVNLTTETAVIWPVPEVKDSPHRVKQLGETLASHLTRCGFASSLRESGRDNIFMVFERKMEEKRNRLRESGRNLVFSWALCAVCLLGHISHFFGAKASWIHTCHTTQFHLSLCLFTLLGPGRQLIIDGMKSLVKGAPNMNTLVGLGALSSFSVSSLAALMPKLGWKAFFEEPVMLIAFVLLGRNLEQRAKIRAASDMTGLLSILPSKARLVVDGGTELSSTVEIPCSSLSVGDEVIVLPGDRIPADGIVKSGRSIVDESSFTGEPLPVTKLPGSQVAAGTINLNGTLTVEVHRQGGDSAMGDIIRLVEEAQSREAPVQRLADKVSGHFTYGVMVLSAATFIFWSQFGSRILPTAFHHGSSVSLALQLSCSVLVVACPCALGLATPTAMLVGTSLGATKGLLLRGGNILEQFSMADTVVFDKTGTLTVGKPVVTKVFATSRYERNVDSQTNPHGNYSENEILKFAAAVESNTVHPVGKAIVEAARAVNGHSLKVVEGTFVEEPGSGAVATVQNRIVSIGTLDWVQRQGVTVDDFQETDDLEAQSVVYVGIDNILAGCIYYEDGIREDARHVVDTLSRQGINTYMLSGDKRSNAEYIASLVGIPKEKVRSGVKPQEKKKFISELQENNNIVAMVGDGINDAAALATADIGIAMGGGVGAASEVSPIVLMGNRLSQLLDALELSRLTMKTVKQNLWWAFGYNIVGIPVAAGVLLPITGTILTPSIAGALMGLSSVGVMANSLLLRIRFSQNRKKSVEDQQPKEK; this comes from the exons ATGGACTCCCTCTTCTCCGCCACGACGAGGAACATAGCCACTTGCTGCGTCTCGAAAGCCTTCAATCCGAGACTCTCCGAAGTTGTTCGTCCAAGATGTGTTCAAGGCGGTGACCGAGCTTGCCGTTTCAGCTGCATTTCCAGTTATCTTGGCATCTACCGAACTACTAgactttcttcttctatttcacCCTCGCTCAGGACTCTTCAGGTTGTTTTGCCTTCGTTGCGGCGTCGTTTGCGGTGTGTTTCGAGCTCTTCTGTATCTTTTGCTTCTGATGGCGGAAATGGTGGTCTTGGAGGGAATAGTGGCGGGGGAGGTCGTGGTGGAGATGGTGGACTGGGCGGTGAATATGGCAATAAGTTTGTTTCTGGTAGTGCTGAGGAGATTTCTTCACTGTTGCCTAGCGTTATTATACTCGATGTTGGA GGAATGACATGCGGGGGATGCGCAGCAAGTGTGAAGAGAATACTAGAGAATCAG CCACAAGTGTCATCTGCTAGTGTGAACCTCACAACGGAGACTGCAGTCATATGGCCAGTACCGGAGGTGAAAGATTCACCTCATAGGGTGAAGCAGCTGGGAGAGACACTTGCCAGTCATCTAACACGATGTGGTTTTGCATCTAGTCTTCGAG AGTCTGGAAGAGACAACATCTTCATGGTTTTTGAAAGGAAGATGGAAGAAAAGCGCAATCGTTTAAGAGAAAGTG GCCGGAATCTTGTTTTCTCCTGGGCTCTGTGTGCTGTGTGTCTTCTTGGTCATATTTCTCATTTTTTTGGTGCCAAGGCCTCATGGATCCATACATGTCATACCACTCAATTCCATCTATCATTGTGCTTATTTACATTACTTGGTCCTGGTCGTCAACTTATTATCGATGGTATGAAAAGTCTTGTCAAAGGAGCTCCAAATATGAACACTTTAGTTGGTCTAGGAGCTCTATCATCCTTTAGTGTCAGCTCATTGGCTGCCTTAATGCCAAAACTT GGTTGGAAGGCTTTCTTTGAGGAACCAGTTATGTTAATAGCATTTGTACTGTTAGGAAGGAACCTTGAACAGAGAGCTAAAATTAGAGCTGCAAGTGATATGACAGGACTTCTTAGTATTTTGCCCTCAAAAGCTCGTCTAGTTGTTGATGGTGGTACAGAATTGAGTTCAACAGTTGAAATTCCTTGTTCAAGTCTTTCAGTTGGAGATGAAGTTATTGTACTTCCTGGG GACCGTATTCCTGCTGATGGAATTGTGAAATCTGGTAGAAGCATTGTAGATGAGTCTAGTTTCACTGGGGAGCCATTACCTGTTACCAAGCTGCCTGGG AGCCAAGTTGCAGCGGGAACTATAAATCTTAATGGAACTCTTACAGTTGAGGTGCATCGCCAAGGAGGTGACTCTGCTATGGGAGATATTATTCGTTTAGTAGAAGAGGCTCAAAGCCGGGAAGCTCCTGTTCAACGGTTGGCAGACAAG GTATCTGGGCACTTCACTTATGGAGTAATGGTGCTCTCTGCAGCAACTTTTATTTTTTGGAGTCAATTTGGCTCACGAATTCTGCCTACAGCTTTTCACCATGGAAGTTCAGTTTCATTGGCTCTGCAGCTTTCTTGCAGTGTTTTG GTTGTTGCTTGTCCATGTGCACTTGGCTTAGCTACACCAACTGCAATGCTG GTTGGAACTTCATTAGGTGCAACTAAAGGATTACTTCTGCGTGGTGGAAATATTTTAGAACAGTTCTCAATGGCGGATACTGTTGTCTTTGACAAAACAGGGACCTTGACAGTTGGGAAACCTGTTGTGACAAAGGTGTTTGCAACTTCAAGATATGAGAGAAATGTAGATTCACA GACAAACCCACATGGAAATTATTCAGAAAATGAGATTCTCAAGTTTGCTGCTGCAGTGGAATCTAACACAGTTCATCCAGTTGGGAAGGCAATTGTGGAAGCTGCTCGAGCTGTTAATGGTCATAGTTTGAAG GTGGTTGAAGGAACATTCGTTGAAGAACCTGGTTCTGGTGCTGTTGCAACAGTACAAAATAGGATAGTATCTATTGGAACTTTGGACTGGGTTCAGAG GCAAGGAGTTACTGTCGATGATTTTCAAGAAACGGATGATCTGGAAGCTCAATCGGTCGTTTATGTAGGAATAGACAATATTCTTGCTGGTTGTATTTATTATGAGGATGGCATCCGGGAGGATGCTCGTCATGTTGTTGACACTTTATCTAGGCAAGGAATTAACACATACATGTTGTCCGGAGACAAAAGGAGTAATGCTGAGTACATTGCATCACTTGTTGGTATTCCAAAAGAGAag GTACGATCTGGAGTTAAACCCCaggaaaaaaagaagtttaTTAGTGAACTTCAGGAGAACAACAACATTGTAGCGATGGTTGGTGATGGAATCAACGATGCTGCTGCTTTGGCTACTGCAGATATTGGAATTGCAATGGGTGGGGGTGTTGGAGCCGCGAGTGAGGTCTCTCCTATTGTGTTAATGGGCAACAGACTCTCTCAG